The Bacillota bacterium genome includes the window ACATCGCCAAGGTACTCCAGTCGGGGGCACAGGGCGTCTTCTCGGTGGAGTGGGCCGGCGACCTGGTCACCTTCATTCGCCAGGCCAAGGGCTTCGGCTTCTTCGACAAGATCCAGGCCTTCATGGACCCGGTGGGAGCGGCCATCGCGGTGGCGCGCCCGCTGGGGAAGGAGTATCCCAACGGGCTCTGGGTCTCCGCGCGGTACTACTTCCTGGCGCATGACACGCCCGCCAACAACCAGTTCGTCCAGAACTACTACAGCCGCTACCACGAGTACCCCGACTACGTCTCGCACGAGGGCTACAAGGCGGTCTACATGCTGAAAAAGGCCATCGAGGCGGCAGGCAGCACCCAGGCCGACGCGGTGATCCAACAGCTGGAGGGCATGTGCATCGACGCGCCCGAGGGCCGCGACTGCATCCGCGCCCAGGATCACCAGATGTTCAAGGACCTGGTCTGGGGGCGGAGCCAGTACTCGGACCAGTACGGCATGGCCGTGATGACCGACATGCAGGTGATCCCGGCCGCGCAGGTGACCTATCCGCCGGAGAACAAGCGCTGAGCGGCGCGGGGCGGGGGACGGAGAGGTGCAGGGCGCTCTCTTGCAGGTGCTCAACGGGCTGACCTACGCCGCCTTTCTCTTCCTGCTGTCGGCGGGGTTGACGCTCATCTTCGGCGTGATGCGCATCGTCAACTTCGCCCACGGCTCGCTGGCCATGCTGGGCGCCTACGTCGCCTTCGACGCAGCCTCGCGGGCGGGGGGCGACCTCTGGGTGGGGCTGGCGGCGGCGGTGGCGGTGATGGTGCCGCTGGGCGTGCTGCTGGAGGCCGGCCTCCTCCGCCCGCTCCAGAGGCGGGGCGACCTCTACGTCATCCTCTTCACCTACGGGCTGGTGCTGGTGATGGGCGACCTGGTCAAGCTCCTCTGGGGGCCGGAGTACAAGTCGCTGCCGAGGCCGGGCTTCCTGGCCGGCGCGGCCGGCCTGGGCCCGCTTCTCTTCCCAGCCTACAACCTGATGCTGATCGCGGTCGCCGCCCTGGTCGCCCTGGTCATCGCCCTCGTCCTCAACCGGACCGCCTTCGGCATGCGGCTGCGGGCGGTGAGCGCCGACCGCGAGACGGCCGAGGCGCTGGGCATCCACGCCGCGGCCCTGGGCGCCTGGGTCTTCGGGCTGGGGGTGGGGCTGGCCGCCCTGGGCGGGGCGCTGGTGCTGCCGGTGCTGACCGTGGCGCCCAGCTTCGGCGTCGAGGTGGTGGTGGAGGCCTTCATCGTGGTGGTGGTGGGCGGGCTGGGGAACGTCTGGGGCGCGCTGCTCGGCTCGGTGCTGATCGGGGTCAGCCGCGCCTTCGGCATCGCCCTTTTCCCCGCCTTCGAGCAGGCGCTCATCTACGCGGTCATGGCCGCCGTCCTGATCGTGCGGCCGTGGGGCCTGCTGGGCCGGGCGCCGCTGGAGAGGAACTGAGGGCCGTGGGACGGCGAGAGGGGCTTCGGATCCTGGGGGCGGTGGCGGCGCTCCTCTTCCCGTGGGTGGCGGGCGACTACGCGCGCTTCCTGGCGGTGGAGGTGCTGGCGCTGGCGCTCTTCGCGGTCAGCTACAACCTGCTGTTGGGGTACGGCGGCATGCTCTCGCTGGGGCACGCGGCGCCCTTCGGCATCGGCGCCTACACGGTGGCGCTGCTGGCGCTGCGGGGCGGGCAGAGTTCCGTCCTGGTGGCGCTGCCGGCGGCGGTGGCGGCGGCCATGCTGGCGGCGCTCCTGACGGGCCTCTTCGTGGTCCGCTCCAGCCAGGTCTTCTTCACCATGCTCACCCTGGCCTTCGCCCAGATGTTCTACGCCCTCGCCTCGCGCTGGTACGCCGTCACCGGCGGTGACACGG containing:
- a CDS encoding branched-chain amino acid ABC transporter permease, whose product is MQGALLQVLNGLTYAAFLFLLSAGLTLIFGVMRIVNFAHGSLAMLGAYVAFDAASRAGGDLWVGLAAAVAVMVPLGVLLEAGLLRPLQRRGDLYVILFTYGLVLVMGDLVKLLWGPEYKSLPRPGFLAGAAGLGPLLFPAYNLMLIAVAALVALVIALVLNRTAFGMRLRAVSADRETAEALGIHAAALGAWVFGLGVGLAALGGALVLPVLTVAPSFGVEVVVEAFIVVVVGGLGNVWGALLGSVLIGVSRAFGIALFPAFEQALIYAVMAAVLIVRPWGLLGRAPLERN